In Anopheles bellator chromosome 2, idAnoBellAS_SP24_06.2, whole genome shotgun sequence, the genomic stretch TTCGCTGTGCAGttaagtaaatatttttaaacattcgttcataatcGCTTCTCAATTAAGGCCGACGATTGAGAAAGTGCAAAGTGATTTTAACACCAAACGGTCCCTCCGTCGGTGATGATATTTTTGTGTTTacggtttatttatttgtcaaGTTACATAGGGAACACAACGATTGGTTGCTTCGGCCATATTTTACCAGGGTAAAGGGCTCTTAAGAATGTTTTCTGTTACGTTGGGTTGACCTGGTTTTTTAATCTTAACCTGCGGGTGAACCGAAATTTTGACCTTCGAATCACCGACACCCAGATTAAACGGGTACAACAGAGCTAAATACTAGTTGCCGAAACTAGCGAGCAGCGATGGAGAAGACGAGCCCTTTCTACCTTTGATTACCCCGTACAAATATGCCTCcgcccgagagcgagagatcgTGCGTTACGAAGAGTATAGCCAGCGCCAGGCTGGGTAAAAGAAGACGGATCGAAGCGTGGATGGAAGCTACGAAAACAAAAGCTCAACCGTCGGGAGCGTGCTCTTATTTACTCTtggtaaataaaatgaatcaGTAGTCCGGTACGAACACAAGCCCATGGGAACCGATACCCGAAATAGGGCTCACACCAGTCCGATTGGCCCGATTCGCTTAACGCCTTGTTTGGTGTTCCGATCGGCGCTGGTTGTGgtaaatgatttttgaacCTTACTCGGCATTTCGGTGCAGTTGCTGTCCAGAACCGAACTTGGTCGGATCGTAACCATCTATCGTTGGAAGTGCAAACGTGCAGTGCATATTTTTAATACTTGTGCCCCGCTTTAGCGTAAGCAAAGTGCTAATATCCGTGAATATGCTTTCAACTGGACGGTGTGCTCGTTTGCTGGCGTACATTAGCAAAGGATAGCTGGTATATTGGCCACTGGCATCGTGGGGTTGTTTTCTCTATCCTTTAACCTCTAAACTAAACCGACACTCGTTCCGTTTGCAGATTAACTTCGACGAATGGTTCACCCAGCAGTTGCTGGTGGAGCTGAAAGTTAAGTCTCATAACTTCCGGATAATCCGCAAGCGTATCATCTGGCTTGTCGGGCGATGGACAGGCGTTAGGTTCTCGAGATCGCTGCGCCCACAAGTGTATCAGGCGTGTCTCGAGCTGCTGCACCCATCGGAGGACCTGGCCGTACGTTTAACCGCTTCCAAGTAAGTTCAACCGCAGCGTGTGTATAGGTCCGGTATGAAATACGCATTATTTCGCTACTCAAGAACGTTGTGTAGCATTATGGACGACTTCGAGTTTGTGGGGGAGCAGTTTGTGGAGTTTCTCGATCCGGCGATTGGGCTCCTGTTTGCGCTGCTCAAGGGGGCCGTCGAGTGCGAAACGAAGATGAACGTGCTGCACGTGATGTCGTTCATCATCGAGAAGATGTCCGTGTCGATCAGGATTGACGTGAAGAATCTAGTCCTCTATCTGCCGCTCCTGTGGGAGGAAAGTCGCGAGCATAAtatgctgcgctgcgccatCATCTCCACGCTGGTGAGTGAATGACAGGATTCCGtgcttggtttgtttttagtttGGTGTAAATTAACGGTTCTCGGTTCGCTTTCTTGTTCGACAGTTGCAAATAATAAAAGCCTTGTACGAAATTCCCGCATCGGAATCGATCGTGGCTTTCATCTATCAGATCATCGAGATGAGCACGAACGTGAACGATCCATCGCACGTCTACCTGCTGGACGAAGGCCTGGAGCTGTGGGTTGCGGTTGTGCATTATAGCCACGCGATGAACCAAGAGTTGCTGAGTCTCTGCGAAAATCTGATACCTCTAATACGTACGTGTTCAAATCGGATCCGCCCGAGCGAGGTGAAGAGTAATCTTTTCTATTTGCTTTTCTTCAGAACAATCCTCAAGCAATATGCACATGTGCCTGTCCATCGTGCAGGCGTACGTTTTCCTCAGCCCGGAAACCTTTCTGCCGCGATACGGACAAGAGATTGTTAAAGTGTGCCAATACCTGCTGACCGATCTACGCACCGAAGGCGTCGTGTTGATTAATCGCTTTTTCCTCACGCTGCTGCACGCTGCACCGACGTACGCGATCGAACTGCTGCGATCGTATCTGGTGGAAGTATTCCGGTAGGTTTGCGTGCTTGCCCAATCCTACGGAAGCCTTTCGATAGtcatttgttgtttgcatACCTGGCCTGTCGTTTTGCTTTCCAGCCAATACTACCAGCATGCGGAGTTTCCGCAGGTGTTACAGGTGTACCTTCAGATCATATCGCGGGTGCTGATCAACGATCAGGTTACGTTCAGTTGCGTGCTGGCGGAAATGGGCGTCCCGGATGCACTGGAACGAATACTGACGCGCTGGCTTGAGGGGATGCATTTGGTGTCACGGATGGACGAGAAGAAGATGCTTGCCCTCGGATTGTGCAGTTTGCTCGGTGTTTCGAACGACGTGATTTTTGACAACTTTGGGGGAATCCTAGCGAGCGTCACCCAAACGCTGCACGATATTatgaacgacgacgagcagaCGGGCACAAAGACGGAGTACGTCGCGGACTGGACAACTGTGTAACACAGACAGCTTACTTTCGTCTTTGTTATCTATGTTTCAGTTCGCTAGTCTTGACCGATGACAATGAGGATGAGGTTAGCATCACCATGTTCGGGTATGTGTTCTTCGAATCGGACACAGTACAAGAAGAAACAGCCCACTTTGCTCGCTGCCGAACGATCTGCATGCGCGATCCGACGCATATGATCGTGCTGAAAGACTATCTACAGAATCAGGTATGTGGGTCAGGTGGGTCTCCATTTGGGTCTTGTTATTCACTTTTGCGCATTCTATCTTACAGCTTGTAGTGATGAAAAACGTGGTCGGTGGGGAGCGATACGAAACGCTAATGTCAACGGTCGATCCACAAGTTCTGAAGGAGATGAGCGAGTTCGTGATGCTCGGACTCGAAGTGCGAACCGAGGCAGCAGCACACTAATGCACACTCAATTCGCCTGCAAGGAGACGCCCCGTGCGTCCCGTGAACCCTACTCTTCCGTGAATGCAGCTAGAAATCACAAAAGAACCCAAACGGGCGAGGGGCCCGAGGCGACGTTGTAAAGCTTCTCTTTTCGGAGAACACTTTATCTTTACACTTTATGCTTTACTGCTTTAGTTTAACACACAAAATCTGAACTGAACATCAGACCATTAATCGGTGTGGACATTTTGGGCGCTTTTTTTACACTCCGatctttttccactttccctTGTTGAGTTCTTGGGCTGTTTGCGTTAAATATtcagttatttaaaaaattgcaTGTCCATGCACCGAGCATCGTGGTAGTTCGTACTTTAGTTTTATGTTCGTTTGCGACATTTAAATGgattcttttttgtgtttaaatGCTCCAGCAGCCGGCGTGAAAGCTATCCGGACGCTTCTCCCTCATTTTAATCGCGTAATTCATCGTTTTCGTTGTACCGATGAATGATAATAAAAGAAATATTACCACGAATTTGTATAAACCACTAGCAAACTGttgttattatgttttattttattatacaCTTGTATGTTCTTGTATGTTCTGATCGCGTACCATTAGAAAAATCACtataattgaaaatcatttaaatCATCATGGAAATCATGGAATCATCAAAATCATggaatcatttaaaaaaaagactGCCTTCATTCATTTCCCTGGTGGATTGAACTCTGTCCAGGgcacaaaaggaaaaaaatatcCTGTATGGTTACGGTGCGTTAACGTAACACGTGGTTCCCCGGACAACCGGACCTCGTACTGGGGTCGTTTCGCCACAAAGTGTCTTTCCTTACTTTCGCCAGCACGATTCACTCACCCATTCGGCCGCGCCGTGCTCGATGCATGCCGGCGCACGTGTTGATAAATGGAAACACGTGGTCGTGCGTACCCCTCAGTGgggaggttttgttttgtaaacaaacgcaTGCGTACCGGAAAGCCACCTGGGAACGGCTGAGAGACCGATTCCGTGGTGCTCTCTCCGCCCGAAACGcttatcgatttttccctctcgctctcttggTTCGGTGGACACTGACAACGGATGAAGGACTGTTCCGTGCGCTGTGCAGCATCCAACCATTTTCCACATCTCACTCGCAGGCAACAGAATTTGCAGATCCGTAGATGGGCGAGGCACTTCCATTGTGGTGAAAGTGCTCTACGTTGGGTGCCACTGGAGTGCAGTAATTCGGAGCCGAGGGAAGCTGAAACTGAAATTTGCAACAATCTAAAGATGGTGAACGCGAAGCTGATTCTGCTGTGTTTTGTCACCCTAAGCTCGGCACAGGGTAGGTACCGTGGGGTTTCTACATCCGGTTCTAAGTAGGGTGCACAATTCTAAGCTTGGTTCGTGTTATATTGCAGCTTCCATCGTACACATCGAAGCCAATCCCGACGCCAAGCGGTTGTACGACGATTTGCTGAGCAACTACAATCGGTTGATACGGCCCGTGGTGAATAACACTGAAACGCTGACCGTTTGGCTGGGGCTGAAGCTGTCGCAGCTGATCGAGGTGAGCCTCCGGAACCAGGTGATGACGACCAACCTGTGGGTGAAGCAAAAGTGGTTCGACTACAAGCTCAAGTGGGACCCGGAAGAGTATGGCGGTGTGGAGATGCTGTACGTACCATCGGAGCAGATCTGGTTGCCGGACATTGTGCTGTACAACAATTGGGACGGAAACTACGAGGTGACGCTGATGACGAAGGCCACGCTGAAGTACACGGGCGAAGTGTTCTGGGAGCCACCGGCCATTTACAAGTCGTCCTGCGAGATGAACGTCGAGTACTTTCCGTACGACGAGCAGACCTGCCTGATGAAGTTTGGCTCGTGGACGTACAACGGTGCGCAGGTTGAGCTGCGGCACCTCGATCAGGTAGGCCGCCGGGGTCGTCGCTGTAGAAGGATTAACCATCCGGACGTTCGTTGCTTTCAGATTCCCGGCAGCAATCTGGTACAGATCGGCATCGATCTGAGTGAGTTTTATTTGTCCGTCGAGTGGGACATGCTGGAGGTTCCTGCAAGCCGCAACGAGGAATACTATCCGTGTTGTCCGGAACCGTTTTCAGGTATGGTGGTACCCGCAATGAATTCGGGGACAGTGCTGAAACAGGgaacatgtttttcttttgcagacATCACGTTCAAGCTCACGATGAGACGCAAGACGCTCTTCTACACGGTCAATCTGATCATTCCATGCGTCGGCATCACGTTCCTGACCGTGCTCGTGTTCTATCTGCCGAGTGATTCGGGCGAGAAGGTAACGGCccctttgtttttgttgctcatCCGGCTGTAGTGGAGGCCATCAAGAGATGAACCATGTCAACCACCAATCTGTTCTATCTCATCCGTAGGTCACGCTCTGCATCTCGATACTGGTGTCGTTGACTGTgttctttttgctgctggccgaaaTCATCCCTCCCACGTCACTGGCGGTGCCACTTCTGGGGAAGTATCTGCTCTTCACGATGATCCTTGTGTCGCTGTCGGTTTGGACGACGGTTTGTGTGCTGAACGTCTGGTACAGGTGAGTGGACGCTTCAAGCGTTGCTCGAGTGCTTGCAAAAACTAGATAATGGTCACTGTTGGAAAAACAGTGCCTTTGATGTGTGATGTGGCCCCGGGACCCTCGGACACCTCGGAGTCAAGTGTCGACTAGAGCTACTTTACGGGCATCTTACCGCAACTATCCATTGATATCCTTTCGTGGGTTTAAGAAgcggcgcagcagcataatATTTTTCGTGGCGTCTTCTGGTAAGGCCAAGGCTTCACGGAATCCCATTACAATATTCAATTCCGTATTTTTACAACCGGCCCTAAGTAACACTCTTGATTCAGTGTTTGCCACTGCTGTACCGCTATCTGCTGCCTCGGGTTACGGActgtattatttttaactcCACATCTGCGGCACATCGTTACTTCCTAAAAAGTGGGCATCATACGATTAATATTTTAGACCATAATCATAACAATAAAACCTTAATGCTGTTTATGGACACCACCCGCGTTGCGTGTGTGCCTTTTCGGAGAGGAAGTGCCGGAAATTAGGGCTCATCACGTATGACACCGTCGGCCAGCGGAGTCACTTCGGTCCAGTCCAGGCCAGTTTTATAAGCGGGGCCACAAACCCGTACTCTTTATGGGccagtttttattttgcatccCGCGTCTGGACATTACCAACGTTATGGCTGCACATTAAAGCGCACGTGTGGCCAGGCGCCATTACGGACAGTGCCGGACAGTCGTTTGTCACAAATCGCGTCAGTTCGCTCGCCCGTGACGCAGCACCGTCCGGCTGGACCATTACACACTGTCAGCAGACAACGTAATTAACACCTGTTACCAggcgtgtttttattttcgtctCATTTTTGTTACCCTAGACGAGTGATGACGTTGCGCAAAGTAATGGCGAAGGAATAAATGACACGTTCACTCTGCAGTTTTTTGGGAGCCAAGGAGCGCTTCAGGACAGGACGCACCCTTGTCGCCGGACGGGGATCGTCTTTGCGCCACCTCCGGGCGCACGAGCGTAAACTTTTTAATGACCCGAATCTGCGGGCCCACATTATGCCTCCGGTATTGGTGCTTTCTTTGAGCTCCCTTCAAAGTGGCGGCAGTGAGTGACCTTCGATTACCTGGGGGGATGCTAGCCATCGGAGAGTGGGCTCATTTGAGAAGGGTTAATGTGAGGTGCAGCACTCGTGGAGCCCGAAATGTCTTCATGCCGGAGCTGGGTCGCGAGCCGACGAACGATAAGGCAGCGTGGGTCTGTGGTTGTGCGACGTGCGACGACGAAAGATCGCCCTCCCGCCCCAGCCGTCATAACCATCAATTCTCCATCTCCCGTTCCAGGAGCACATCAACGCATAAAATGTCACCATTCGTCCGGAGGCTGTTCCTGGAGATTATGCCAAAGATTCTGATGATGCGCCGGGCCAAGTACACGCTGCCGGATTACGACGATTCGACGCCCAGCAACGGTTACacgaatgaaatcgaaatgagGTAAGCGGCTGAACGGTTGCCCGACGGGCCGATGCCGACGGAGTACGAGTTTTTGATGGTTGACGGACCGGGTCGTAAAAGTTTCGGCCCGCTCCGGACGCCCAGTTATCGCCAAAACAGTGGTTGGCTGTCACGTTGGGCTGCAAAACGGTTGGTACGGCTGACGTATCTGCGTCCTTCCTTCCGAACCCCAATCGCCAACCTGTGGTCGATGAACTGGAAACGGTGCGCCATTCAATTCCATCGCCCTCGGGAAGACGTTATCAAATGTGTCCCTCTCTAATGTTTGATCTCGTTAGATGCAATGTCCTGTAATGAAAGCGTCGGGACGTCCTTTTCACTTTCCCTGTCGTGCACACGCTAGGCTAGAGGGGCcaacataaaattgaattatcaGTGCTACACGATCCACTCCGTCACGGTGCCATGTCGGTGTCGTTATCATTAATTGACTTCCatgttttcataaaaaagcaaacgtACCCCAGAGCAGCCAGAGTCGTCCTGCGGTCGGCAGCGAcctaaaaattgaattattttctgTCAATGAAGATATTGACCCATGGCGGTTCCGGATGGCGAACAGGATATCGTGTATGTCGAATGGATCGTGGAATgcagtttcatttcattttgaatCCGGAACGGAATACGGTGGTACTTAAAGCTGTGAAAAGCGGTTTGCCGGATCACAGCTTCCTGTCGATTAAGTTGTGGATTTATTGTTACGCGTTTAATCGACGGGCAGAAAaggattttcatttttccgtgTATGGTTGAAACGCCTGATGTATTCGAACCAcagtttaaaatattgttgGAAGTTTGGAACAAGGTGACACGGCCAAAAACGATCAGGGTCAAAAGGGCCACAACTATGTAATTTCGTTTACCACGGCACCAATGTACCATATCTTCGTGAAATTGAtgcttgattgattgattgaaattggcACTTCTTGACCTTGATGTGACCTTAATTTTACTTCTTTTTAACTGGTACCTGTTCTTTGGACTCATATTCTTTTTGGTTCCAAATCGGGAACGTGTCAGTAGAATTCACAGATCATGAGAATACATCGATTCACTGTTTTAATTTATCGTTTGCATTTAGTTGAATAGTTAAATTATCAATATGGATCGTGTACAGATTTGACCGAATCCTATTTCATAGCATAGCATCTTTAGGATGAAGGCAATTGCGAAgccgcaaacaaaaaattggctAGACTAGATCCTAATAACGTATCAAACTCAAATCCTTTTTCGATGCGTATTTGCTTGTTAGACGAAAAAGTGGTGTTTTGGCACTCATTTACTGAATTTATAGCCAAAAGACTAAGCCGGACTAATACACATGCTAACTTACATGGGTGTAAAGTAAAGGTAAGGCTCTATGACCCCTCGCTTCGTTCAAGTCAGTATTACTTTGCGGCTGCGGCCCAATTACGTGCATTACTTCCGAGTTTCGGTGTTCGTGTTTGGCtgtttggtaaacaatttACCGAATTTACACGAAACGGATCAAACTCCACCCGCCCGTCTTGGCCTTCGTCAGTTTTGTGATAGTTCACCGCAAAGTGGTAGCCCTTATCACTAGCCAGGTTGATGAACCGACATGTTTCTCTTATCTCTCTTACCAACATTACAGTGGATTGCCTCAGGCTGGAGCCCAGCACTGTTTCCAATAATCCATTATCAAAGTTATGTATCAAATTTGTAACATTTAGCCGACTCCTATCGCCGGAAGTCAGAATAGTTTATAGCTCGTGGCCCTGGGTAGTTTGCGCATTCAACCATGTTGTAGTAACTAGGACCTCACAGGGCAGGCCGAGCCAGATGCACGCTACAGATGGATGGTTCGTGTCGTGAAAGTTGTCCGTTAGTGGAAAGTTGGTTGAAGAAATTCATCATTTTGTTATTATGAAACTCGTTAGGCTCTGGCCGAAGGGaaccgttgtttgtttggttgcgCTTGAAAACCCAGACCCGGTCCGGGAGATAAATTGCGCCCGATAAGAATACCCGATTCGCCTGGTGCCCAGTTCTTGTAGCGCCCGAGCACGAATGGCCCACCgacggttgctgttgttgttggcccaGGATCCATGACCTCCCGTCGGCTTGATGCCATCCCTCTGCCGCGTTTTCGTCGCTTTCGGGTCGCACCCATTTCATCTTCACTTTTCACCCATCTTTTCCCTCCGCTCCGCAGTGTTAGTGATTTTCCCGGCGAGTTCAAGGAGGGCGGCGACAGTTTCGATAATATAGGAGTTAATCTATCGCACGGTTCAGGTAAGTCGGGGCGCGAAAAAAGGTGCCTTCTGTGGCGTGGTTCGCGGGGGGCGGCGACCATTATTGGGTCGGCACTGGACGACGTGATAGATCGTGTGAGCCGACCCGGGCAGCAGAAAcagtcacgcacgcacgcacgcacgcacgctcgACCTCCCGACCGACGGGGCCAGTAtgataatttataattaaactttgatttattttatgagCCTTTTCGAGCGGCGCTGCTGGCTGTTCTGCCCAAAGTTGGCCTCCCCGCCGACGGCAAGGGTCCTGCTAACCGTTtctgaaaattgtttttctcacCCACCCAACGGGTCATGCTGGCCCATTTTCACCTATTTCGGCACGCCCATCCGACCCttacaccggacaccggaacaCCTCATCGGGCGACCCTGCTTaccgccgctgccactgcttcggttcgggaaaacaatttccggTCCTGTTACCGGATACCGGCCGGTGGCTGCTGTTCGTGCGGTTCGGTTTAACCTCCAACTCACCACGGGCCACGGAGCAGTCGAGGCGGACAATGTCATACCGAAGCAATTATCAGCGGAGGTGCTGTCCGCGATACAGGCGGTAAGATTTATCGCCCAGCACATCAAGGACGCCGATAAGGATAATGAGGTGAGTAGCGATGCTGCGGGGCGCACGGCTCCCGAAGACGTGCCAAACGGTGTGCCGGGGCCCTCTTGATGGATCTGTTTCTGATACACTGTGGTGCTCTAGCGGACCAAACTTTCTATTCGGGGCTGGGTAAATGAAATTTCTTACCCACAGCACTTTGGCGAGATTACTGGTCCTCGGGgtataacaacaacaaaaaccagcaAAAGGATCAATCCCTCGGCTGAAGATTTATTGGGTCTCCCGGTGCGTGCATACCGCAGATTTATGAGTATGGTAATTGAAGATTTACTAGCATTTCACGCTTTCAAAAATATTCCCGAGAGCTGCCGGGTTTGTAGCGCTAATCTACATACTTCGAGCGATTAGGCTGCTAAAAAACGAGAACTGATTTATAGACCCAGAGATTACTGGTGATCCCCCTGGTGGGCTTGGTGCGGCGAAGTTGTTATCCGTAGTCTTCCGATTAGCCATTGCGGTGGTTGTGCGCAATCAGTAGTCCCTCCTATCACAGCCCTGAAGTTATCTGATTTCGACGCCATACGGGTACGAGgctgtgtttaattttaatcacacTCCAAGTGTGC encodes the following:
- the LOC131212666 gene encoding importin-11, yielding MSAESAVYEALMYACSQDARMLKPAEQKLAEWEIQPGFHLTLVKIFSDQTLDANVRWMASLYFKNGVLKYWRKNAPNGIAVEEKEEIKKQLLMKFNEPVQQIAVQIAVLIGNITRFDGPTDWQELVPTLVKAVQSEDSLVQYRGLLVLLHVVKVLYSKRLPRDRHQFQLVTSTLYEFVLNLWDGFTQLFFTNICEQHCAIDVCASNLEKATISLRILKKLTIYGFSAPHQSQSSMMLIRVTFQRLKDLLECRLRVKRMQPQTANGGESGGGGEGKMMELRRELTVKVEKFVVKHMKFLNLFYEQHPASFVDFVSTALEFCFNYVFHEGTNMIFEDNVITFPNFAIQCLILLKGILSQYPNVGYVDQAKERINNAKLDFFTPERLSYIFEKIIVHYFLLTPDEFEQWDTDPEAYTSDEGGDSWKYNLRSCAEAFYMILFQKFSRTLILELQKYISKSQSITLTENTDMNDLLMKDSIYNATGLAVFSLFDEINFDEWFTQQLLVELKVKSHNFRIIRKRIIWLVGRWTGVRFSRSLRPQVYQACLELLHPSEDLAVRLTASKTLCSIMDDFEFVGEQFVEFLDPAIGLLFALLKGAVECETKMNVLHVMSFIIEKMSVSIRIDVKNLVLYLPLLWEESREHNMLRCAIISTLLQIIKALYEIPASESIVAFIYQIIEMSTNVNDPSHVYLLDEGLELWVAVVHYSHAMNQELLSLCENLIPLIQQSSSNMHMCLSIVQAYVFLSPETFLPRYGQEIVKVCQYLLTDLRTEGVVLINRFFLTLLHAAPTYAIELLRSYLVEVFRQYYQHAEFPQVLQVYLQIISRVLINDQVTFSCVLAEMGVPDALERILTRWLEGMHLVSRMDEKKMLALGLCSLLGVSNDVIFDNFGGILASVTQTLHDIMNDDEQTGTKTDSLVLTDDNEDEVSITMFGYVFFESDTVQEETAHFARCRTICMRDPTHMIVLKDYLQNQLVVMKNVVGGERYETLMSTVDPQVLKEMSEFVMLGLEVRTEAAAH
- the LOC131212669 gene encoding acetylcholine receptor subunit beta-like 2 isoform X2, encoding MVNAKLILLCFVTLSSAQGRYPSIVHIEANPDAKRLYDDLLSNYNRLIRPVVNNTETLTVWLGLKLSQLIEVSLRNQVMTTNLWVKQKWFDYKLKWDPEEYGGVEMLYVPSEQIWLPDIVLYNNWDGNYEVTLMTKATLKYTGEVFWEPPAIYKSSCEMNVEYFPYDEQTCLMKFGSWTYNGAQVELRHLDQIPGSNLVQIGIDLSEFYLSVEWDMLEVPASRNEEYYPCCPEPFSDITFKLTMRRKTLFYTVNLIIPCVGITFLTVLVFYLPSDSGEKVTLCISILVSLTVFFLLLAEIIPPTSLAVPLLGKYLLFTMILVSLSVWTTVCVLNVWYRSTSTHKMSPFVRRLFLEIMPKILMMRRAKYTLPDYDDSTPSNGYTNEIEMSVSDFPGEFKEGGDSFDNIGVNLSHGSVEADNVIPKQLSAEVLSAIQAVRFIAQHIKDADKDNEIVEDWKFVSMVLDRFFLWVFTISCIFGTFGIIFQSPSLYDTRAPVDQQLSEIPLRKNNFMLPPDIVRITLD
- the LOC131212669 gene encoding acetylcholine receptor subunit beta-like 2 isoform X3, with the translated sequence MVNAKLILLCFVTLSSAQASIVHIEANPDAKRLYDDLLSNYNRLIRPVVNNTETLTVWLGLKLSQLIEVSLRNQVMTTNLWVKQKWFDYKLKWDPEEYGGVEMLYVPSEQIWLPDIVLYNNWDGNYEVTLMTKATLKYTGEVFWEPPAIYKSSCEMNVEYFPYDEQTCLMKFGSWTYNGAQVELRHLDQIPGSNLVQIGIDLSEFYLSVEWDMLEVPASRNEEYYPCCPEPFSGMVVPAMNSGTVLKQGTCFSFADITFKLTMRRKTLFYTVNLIIPCVGITFLTVLVFYLPSDSGEKVTLCISILVSLTVFFLLLAEIIPPTSLAVPLLGKYLLFTMILVSLSVWTTVCVLNVWYRSTSTHKMSPFVRRLFLEIMPKILMMRRAKYTLPDYDDSTPSNGYTNEIEMSVSDFPGEFKEGGDSFDNIGVNLSHGSVEADNVIPKQLSAEVLSAIQAVRFIAQHIKDADKDNEIVEDWKFVSMVLDRFFLWVFTISCIFGTFGIIFQSPSLYDTRAPVDQQLSEIPLRKNNFMLPPDIVRITLD
- the LOC131212669 gene encoding acetylcholine receptor subunit beta-like 2 isoform X1; this translates as MVNAKLILLCFVTLSSAQASIVHIEANPDAKRLYDDLLSNYNRLIRPVVNNTETLTVWLGLKLSQLIEVSLRNQVMTTNLWVKQKWFDYKLKWDPEEYGGVEMLYVPSEQIWLPDIVLYNNWDGNYEVTLMTKATLKYTGEVFWEPPAIYKSSCEMNVEYFPYDEQTCLMKFGSWTYNGAQVELRHLDQVGRRGRRCRRINHPDVRCFQIPGSNLVQIGIDLSEFYLSVEWDMLEVPASRNEEYYPCCPEPFSDITFKLTMRRKTLFYTVNLIIPCVGITFLTVLVFYLPSDSGEKVTLCISILVSLTVFFLLLAEIIPPTSLAVPLLGKYLLFTMILVSLSVWTTVCVLNVWYRSTSTHKMSPFVRRLFLEIMPKILMMRRAKYTLPDYDDSTPSNGYTNEIEMSVSDFPGEFKEGGDSFDNIGVNLSHGSVEADNVIPKQLSAEVLSAIQAVRFIAQHIKDADKDNEIVEDWKFVSMVLDRFFLWVFTISCIFGTFGIIFQSPSLYDTRAPVDQQLSEIPLRKNNFMLPPDIVRITLD
- the LOC131212669 gene encoding acetylcholine receptor subunit beta-like 2 isoform X4; translation: MVNAKLILLCFVTLSSAQASIVHIEANPDAKRLYDDLLSNYNRLIRPVVNNTETLTVWLGLKLSQLIEVSLRNQVMTTNLWVKQKWFDYKLKWDPEEYGGVEMLYVPSEQIWLPDIVLYNNWDGNYEVTLMTKATLKYTGEVFWEPPAIYKSSCEMNVEYFPYDEQTCLMKFGSWTYNGAQVELRHLDQIPGSNLVQIGIDLSEFYLSVEWDMLEVPASRNEEYYPCCPEPFSDITFKLTMRRKTLFYTVNLIIPCVGITFLTVLVFYLPSDSGEKVTLCISILVSLTVFFLLLAEIIPPTSLAVPLLGKYLLFTMILVSLSVWTTVCVLNVWYR